ATCGCCGTGTTGAGCCTGGCTGGCTATTTTCTGGTGACAGCCTTCCTCAAGCCCGCGTTGCTACCGATGGCCGGCAATGTCATTGATGTTACCGCTGACATGGGCGGATTCGACCTGAAACTCGTCCGCCTCAAGGTCGGCCAGCCGGTCACGGTCCGCCTGACCAGCCTCGACAATTCGCACCACACCGACGGCGGCGGCAAGCACCAGTGGGCGGTGGACGAACTTGGCGTGAGCATCATCGCCCCTCCTGAAGGCACGAACTACGCCACCTTCACTCCCGCCAAAGCCGGCACGTACACGTTCTATTGCGACATCTGCTGTGGTGGGCGGGCCAATCCCACCATGCAAGGCACGCTCATCGTCGAGGGATAGATAATGACCGCTACTCATATTCGCCGCATCGCCGTCTTCTCTGCGCTCAGCGCGATGGCTCTTGGCGCAATCGCCCTTACCGGCTTCTGGCATCCCAACGCGCCTGCCGAGGCGATGCAGAGGTATCTGCCTCAAATCACGCTCCCGACGGTGGTCGTCGCCGGGGTTGTTGACGGCATCAATCCGTGCGCCTTCACCGTGCTGTTGCTGTTCATCACCGCCCTGCTCACCACCCTCCAGGCTGGAGAACAAAGTGTGAACACTCTCCGCTTGCGGATGTTGGGCCTCGGGTCAATCTACATTGCGGCAGTTTTCCTCACCTATTTGGCGCTTGGCGTTGGCTTGCTCAAATCGCTGGATTTCTTCACCCGGCAACACGTTCCGGCTCGCTTCGGCGCGCTCCTGGCGATTCTGTTTGGGTTGTGGATGTTGAAAGATTACTTTCTGCCTGAGCTGGGCTGGCGGTTGCAAGCGCCGGGAAAGGTGGGCGAGATTGCGCGGCAATCGGCAAAGAAGGCCACCATTCCGGCGTTGATCGTCGGCGGTTTTCTCATCGGCCTGTGCACCGTGCCGTGCAGTGGGGCGGTCTATCTCGGCGTGCTCAGCTTGCTGGCGTTGCAACCTACGGCGCTGTTGGGCTACAGCTATCTTGTGCTGTACAACGTCGTATTCATCCTGCCGCTGGTCGCCATTCTGCTAGCGGCTTCAGCTCGCCCCACGCTCAACCGGCTCGCCCATTGGAATTTGCATCACAAGGAGTGGGTGCGGCTGGTTCTCGGCGGCGGTGTGGTGGCGATGGGATTATTGATATTGGCGACAGTGTGAGCCAATCTGCCCCGAATAGGCCAAATGGCGTATCCCCTCTTCACCCAAAGCGCATCGCCTCTTCATCAGTTCTTCAAACCCTCCGGCTATCATGCAATCAAATCTTGAAACAAACTATTGGGCAGAAGCCCGGAGGATAAAAACATGAACACCTTGAAAATCGCAGTTATCGCAACAGTAGCAGTCCTGGCAATCGCCGCGC
This DNA window, taken from Chloroflexota bacterium, encodes the following:
- a CDS encoding cupredoxin domain-containing protein — translated: MPHKDREAHKRARQREQRIRAIAFAGIGIAVLSLAGYFLVTAFLKPALLPMAGNVIDVTADMGGFDLKLVRLKVGQPVTVRLTSLDNSHHTDGGGKHQWAVDELGVSIIAPPEGTNYATFTPAKAGTYTFYCDICCGGRANPTMQGTLIVEG
- a CDS encoding cytochrome C biogenesis protein; this encodes MTATHIRRIAVFSALSAMALGAIALTGFWHPNAPAEAMQRYLPQITLPTVVVAGVVDGINPCAFTVLLLFITALLTTLQAGEQSVNTLRLRMLGLGSIYIAAVFLTYLALGVGLLKSLDFFTRQHVPARFGALLAILFGLWMLKDYFLPELGWRLQAPGKVGEIARQSAKKATIPALIVGGFLIGLCTVPCSGAVYLGVLSLLALQPTALLGYSYLVLYNVVFILPLVAILLAASARPTLNRLAHWNLHHKEWVRLVLGGGVVAMGLLILATV